The genomic window ttcaaaagaaattagtcacaggagctacaggtaatgtaatcagaactttaaccacacagtttaaagatgaaaataaaaatgtgtcaagtgcattctgtaataaatttctcaaattgtaataacttactacataatttgaaaaaaatttactacataatgcattgaggtagtttattacaaaatgcggctttattacaagatgacgtgacattcttattacattttgaacttttattacataatgggaatttattacataatgcggctcaacgggatagtttgtagatgtaaaccttctcataatgtaaatttactttttcgactaaaacatagagaaaagttcggagttgatattatttatatattattatgttattattttactggttcggcccacttcagatcaaatttagctgaatgtgaactaaaatgagtttgacacccctgtcttaaagggtaaactacattttaaaaatcttCTTAAATTAGTAAATGTTATTGAATTTTCACGATaaaagttttgcctttttttttttttttttaattacgtaTTGCCTCATATTTCTTGAAATagttctattatttatttatttttaatggattGTGACCTGTCCTCTCCATGTTGGTcctctgttgtttgtgtttgctCCATCAGCTTCTCCTCGGTCGTCGTGTCGGGGTGACATCGCGTGCAGAGGAAGCAGGATTCTGTGCAGACAAATCATCACCACCACGTGGATGCGCGCGTGCGCTAAGGGTGACTCGCGCGCACTTCAGCTCACCTCGCTCACCCCACCCACCCATCCCCGGCACCGCCACGCGCAGCCTCCTGGGAGCGTATAAAAGCCTGCAGTCACCGTGAAGGCAGCACGGAGGAAGCTCAACCTCTCAGGTGAGTGACAGTACACACTGAGCTGATATAAAAACGGACTCTTAACAAATATTACTCTTAGTTTCACTGTCTAAAaggcttattattatttttactaatGTCTCTTAGAGGGTTAATTGTCtgttgtttgtaaaaaaaaaaaaaaaaaaatcgttcaAATTCTTTATCTTCCATTGCAGCTGTTAGAAAAATAATGAAGTGTTGACATACATGGTGTCCTTCCCAGGTGTAGTTCTGTCTGTCTGATTAACAACCATGAAGGCTGTGTCTCTGATCCTGGCTCTTGCGGTCATCACTGGTAAGTGTAATGATGATCTACAGTTTATCTGCAAAGTTAATAGGATTTATCAGTGCTTTTCATGATATTGTTCATATAGGCTGCAATGCCCGTGCTCTGCCTGGGGCTGAGCCCTGGGAGAAAACCGTGGACCGTTTCTACGAGTACATCGACAGCCTGAACCAAAAAGCAGGTGGAGTTGTGGACACCATCAAGACCTCTCAGCTTAGCAGAGAGCTCGAGTAAGTGGACCTGAGTAATGCGTCCCATGATTTGTCATCGTCACAGTCTGTCTATGTGAACGTTGCTAGTGTTTTTCTAAATAACATCTTCACCTCCAGTCTTCAGTAAAATCTTCAGTATGTTTTGCCTTTCTAAtttgttctctcttttttgttttgttagcaCACTGATCACTGACACTATGGCAGAGCTAACAGTATACAAAGACAGCGTCCAGGAGAAACTGGGCCCTTACACCGACGTCTCCACCACTCAGATGTCTCAGGACCTGCAGCTTCTGTTCAACAAACTGCAGAATGACATGTTAGATGCCAAGGAACGCAGCACTGAGTATCTGGGTGAGCTCAAGACCATGGTGGAGCTGAACGCCGATGATGTCCGTAATCGCGTCAACATCTACACGAACAAGCTGAAGAAACGCCTGGACAAGGACACAGAGGAGATCCGCAGGTAAGTGGAGttgatcattttcacatgtgagTGCTTTCTAGTCTGATCTTGGAAACTTAAACATCTCCTTCTTCTTCCCATAAAGCACTGTGGGTACCTACATGGGTGAACTCCAGTCCCGCACCTCCCAGAATCTGGAAACCATGAGAGGTCACGTTGAGCCCTACGTCCAGCAGGCCAGTGACACCGCCTCTGAGAAGCTGGGTACCATCTCTGAGCTTCTGAAGACTCAGGCTGAGGGTCTGGGCCAGCAGCTGGAGACTCAGGCCGATGCCCTGAAGGCTCAGCTGGAGGACACCGCACAGAATCTGCGCACCTCCCTGGAAGGCAAGATCGATGAGCTGACCGATCTGTTCTCACCCTACGCCACCCAGATCCGTGAGCAGTTTGAGGGCTTTGTGGAGAAAGTCAAGGAAACCATCCCAGCCTAAAGACTGCACATTTTTAAAGGGTTTTAGATCATTGGTGGTCCACTGTGGGTAGTAAACCACTGATTTCTTTATACTCTTTCAAAGAAGGGAAATGAGGGGTTAAGAGTTACTGATGATATCTTCATTTGGGTACACTTGTGTTCAGGGAGAGTGTGTTGAAAAGAGAGAAGCAAGAGGAGAAAGCGCTTTATTTTACAGATGAGTTTGGTTTCTATCTTTTGCCTATTTTTTCCCTCTCATTTCTCCCACCATCACTGAACACAAGTACCTCATTCaataacacatttcaatgcacaaAAGAATCCATTATATGCTTATCTACTGTCTACTTTGAGTTAACTGTTCTATCCATTTCTCCAAGTTTTTGTCATCATTGTTTGTTTCATACGGGGGTGGAGTAGAAGGAAACGGATTGTAAATACAACATCTGCACCAAATCTAATAGTCTTACATTTCAATAAATGCACTGAAAGAAGGGGACATTCATATACAGCAGTATGTAGAGGAAATCCTGAACCACTAAGTGCCCTCTGTATTGTCTACATTTCTTGTTGTTGTGCCTCACAGAAGTGGAATGTAAAATGACTTGATGCATTTATGACAATCATTAAGAAAAAAGCAATGCTGCCTACTTGTTCTTCAGTCTGAATGGTGTCCCTTGTGTTTCCTTTGTCACATGCCCACCATGCTGCTCTCAGTGTGCAAAACAGTGCTGAGTGAATAAAGAACTTAGAAAAGACACAGCGTTTCCATTCTTTGTTTCTCTGATCAAACATTTAAGAGTAATCTATTATTTAAGATGAGGCTCAGTTACACTAGTAAGTGCACGCTCCACAAAGCATTTTGCTGTTGTATGTTTTGTCTATTTAAAGATAAAGCAGAAATATAATGACAAATCAAAATGAAAAGCAAATATCTTCCCTAGAGACATAACCAGTGTAGGCTTTATACATTTTCATACCCCCCCTCCCCATATCCTTGTTGCATAAGGCCACAATAACAATTACGTAATGGCCCCTGTGAGCACACAGACAAGACATAAGATAACGTATTTAATGTTGAAGTAAAAACATCAGTTCTTGACTCCCGTCTTGTACGTGCCCTCCACCTTCTACTGTCTCCATTTGATCTCGTTGAGTAGCCACCCCCTCAACGTCTAGCagccagtttttttccagttcagACTTGTTCAGATCTGTTCCCAGATTCCTTTCTGTCATTCCCAGTAGGCATTTGGAGACACTTTGTGCCCCAGATTGAAATTTCCTCAAGGTGACATTTCATCTATTCTGTTTggcaacattttttatttatttatttttttgtcatttaagtttatattgattttatcatattttcagtcatttacaaaaaggaaaaaaaaaaaaaacaaagtgactaaagaaaagaaaaacaaaaaataaaacaacccacaacgtaaccctttcatgcatgacttaagagaaccttagtcaagatttttttttttttttttctggagtgtttttatacctccttaggcataaaaaaaattgcgatcgagttttttttttttcatggagttacaaaaatgtccatgcatttaattttttacgtaaagaaatatgtatttaaaacctaatatcagaaagtaaaatgaaaacaatgaaataaaaacatttttaaggctgctaattagatgttttctcacatttgaacatactctaatgctagttattacctcatatgatatgcaaaaacaactctttttgtttaacaaataacaagtgatttacacttaaacatgttagcgcagatcaggtttatcaagaacagcaaagttatagtaatggtatgaattgcagtgtattatgggatgttgcataagtgtcaactgtgttggcttatatggaactataacaacaaaacctatgaatatacaagagaacagctggagaataactgtccactgtagtgaccacaatgcatgaaagggttaaaaagccattttaagttgtgggttgttttgtttgttgtttttctattttttcattCATATATGCAAGAATAGGTGACATTCAGCTTTATTAGGCCATACACATAGACAGTACAATTAGTTTTTGATTGTGCATACATTTGCATTCTAGGCTTAACTACATGTTATAAGTCAAAC from Sphaeramia orbicularis chromosome 16, fSphaOr1.1, whole genome shotgun sequence includes these protein-coding regions:
- the apoeb gene encoding apolipoprotein Eb translates to MKAVSLILALAVITGCNARALPGAEPWEKTVDRFYEYIDSLNQKAGGVVDTIKTSQLSRELDTLITDTMAELTVYKDSVQEKLGPYTDVSTTQMSQDLQLLFNKLQNDMLDAKERSTEYLGELKTMVELNADDVRNRVNIYTNKLKKRLDKDTEEIRSTVGTYMGELQSRTSQNLETMRGHVEPYVQQASDTASEKLGTISELLKTQAEGLGQQLETQADALKAQLEDTAQNLRTSLEGKIDELTDLFSPYATQIREQFEGFVEKVKETIPA